The Ruania halotolerans genome contains the following window.
GGGAGTGATCATCGGGCACAACGCCGATCTGGCGTGGGGTTTGACCAACCTCACCGCGGACAGCAGTGACTTCTTCCTGGAGCGGCTGTACCCAGACGGCACCTATCTCTACGACGGTGCTCGGCATCCGATCACCGAGCGGGTGGAGACCATCGAGGTCAACGGCGCAGACCCGATCGAGTTGACGGTGCGCTCCACCGAGCACGGCCCGATCATCTCTGACGTGCTCGCGAGCACACGTGGTGCGGGCGGAGTGCCGCTACCGGAGAACTCTCCACCGGCGGGGCTGAGCGGATTCGCCGTCTCGCTCTCCTGGACCGCGCTCACCCCGGGCCGGACCATGGATGCGGTGTTCGCCATCGATCAAGCAGCCGACGCCGGCGACATCGCTGAGGCGGCGGCGTTGTTCGAGGTCCCTACTCAGAACATCGTCTTCGCCACCACCGATGGTGACATCGGCTACCAGGCGCCCGGCCGGATCCCCGTGCGCGGACCAGTCGATGACGGCGCAGTGCCGGCGGACGGATCGTGGCCGAGGCCCGGGTGGGATCCGCGCTACGACTGGCAGGGTTACCTCGAGCCGGCCGAGTTGCCGGCTGAGCTCAACCCAGCTGCCGGGTACATCGTGGCCGCGAACCAGCCGGTGCGGACCCCGAGCCGCTACAGCGAGTTCGGCGTCGATTTTGACTACGGTTACCGCGCTCAACAGATCCGTGACGAGATCGCCACGCTCGTGGAGGCTGGTGAACCGATCACTGCGGAGCACATGTCGCAGATCCAGCAGAACGAGGTGAACCCGGCCGCAGAAATGCTCGTGCCGGCGCTCCTGGAGCTGGACACCTCGGGACTGGAAGGCTCCGAAGGGTTCGTGGCTGAGGCCATGCGGTTGTTCGAGGACTGGGATTACGTCAACGACGCCGACTCCGCCGCAGCGGCGTACTTCTCCTCGGTGTGGACCAATCTGCTCCGGCTCACGTTCTGGGATCAGGTCGCGGAAGTGCAGCGCCCGTCCGGCGGCAGCCGATGGATCGAAGCTGTCCGGCTGCTGCTCGAGGACGAGGACAGTCCATGGTGGGACGATCGAGCGACGCTGAACGAAGTCGAACAGCGGGACAGGATTCTCATCCAGGCCCTCGACGACGCGCGGACCCAGTTGACCGTCTCCCTCGGCAAGGATCCGGAGGATTGGCGGTGGGGCCGGATCCACGGGCTGACGCCTGAACACGCGGTGCTCGGTGGCGCCGCTATTCCTGGGCCTATTGCGGACTACATGAACCTGAGCCCGACTGAGCTTGGCGGCGGATCCTCGATCGTGAACGCGAACGGCTGGCGCACCGACGCCTGGATCGAGGGGTACCCCGACTTCTCCGTGACAGCGGTGCCGTCC
Protein-coding sequences here:
- a CDS encoding penicillin acylase family protein yields the protein MSGKSVVRRIALAIAAVVVVALVAGVVTTFTFLRRPLPAHGNEQELPGLSADVEVIRDELGIPQVYADTAADLFMAQGYVHAQDRFFEMDYRRHLTAGRLAELVGEVETAITADQVIRTMGWRRVAEQEWDLLEPRTRTYLSAYADGVNAYLAERAPSSLGIEYTVLGLNVDVDDVEPWDPIDSLAWLKAMAWDLVGNYSDELERAATYGQTGDLDMVEAIFPQYPTTQNLPILPTEREVEAHTEYTAEQNSDGDGASAEEGTEEADAAIEDEGGSVDAGGTGALAAVETTLAALTAVPHPLGTGEGIGSNSWVVSGDHTATGAPLLANDPHLSPSVPGIWYQAGLHCRTTGPECPFDVSGFTFAGMPGVIIGHNADLAWGLTNLTADSSDFFLERLYPDGTYLYDGARHPITERVETIEVNGADPIELTVRSTEHGPIISDVLASTRGAGGVPLPENSPPAGLSGFAVSLSWTALTPGRTMDAVFAIDQAADAGDIAEAAALFEVPTQNIVFATTDGDIGYQAPGRIPVRGPVDDGAVPADGSWPRPGWDPRYDWQGYLEPAELPAELNPAAGYIVAANQPVRTPSRYSEFGVDFDYGYRAQQIRDEIATLVEAGEPITAEHMSQIQQNEVNPAAEMLVPALLELDTSGLEGSEGFVAEAMRLFEDWDYVNDADSAAAAYFSSVWTNLLRLTFWDQVAEVQRPSGGSRWIEAVRLLLEDEDSPWWDDRATLNEVEQRDRILIQALDDARTQLTVSLGKDPEDWRWGRIHGLTPEHAVLGGAAIPGPIADYMNLSPTELGGGSSIVNANGWRTDAWIEGYPDFSVTAVPSMRMVVDLGDLDASTWVNLTGSSGHPASAHYDDQYQAWAAGETFAWPFSREAIDAAESRTLTLRP